The Anopheles moucheti chromosome 3, idAnoMoucSN_F20_07, whole genome shotgun sequence genome contains the following window.
GACTATTTTACTCCCTTTAATATACAGAAAGGCCAcaggttgtgttttgttttgtgtcgtgTTTAATCACTGTGCACAACACCCGCACTAGAGCTTCTCTCCACTGGTCAAGTTGGTAAAGGAAAATATATTTCGTATAAAATTATGATCATGTAGTAACGATAGTTGGACAAAATAAGCAGttacaacataaaacaattagttttccctttttacaatggaaagaaatgaatataaaaaacaacacagtTCTCTTTGCGTGGTTACACACACGTGGACAGTTCAAATATCTTGTTTTTATAGCCCTACCACGTACTTAGAGCATTAAACCTTTCTACCTTTAAATGGTTTGCCTGCAGTTTGAAATTGATAACAGGTAAGGTAGTGGGACGAGgagaattgttttgttgttactgtgtcaattaaatttgtttcatcCGCATATACTACAAGTACTTACATAGGCAGATCGATTTTACGGTAGCATTAACATCTTAAAGATCAATAGAGAGCgagaaatagagagaaagagagaaaggggagATAGAACGATATtttgttgtattgttttattcgtttttttgtttgtttgtttgtttgtttgttttgtcgtttaagtttttatttaaagatttatttattagctTTAACTTTATGTGTGATTTCTATTTCGATTCCGCACCGTTATATGTGTATGAATATGATGTTATGATGCGCTTGTAGTTGACCGCATGGACCacaatgttctttttttctcttcagtGGTTaacgaataaataatttaaagacAATGGTGGTACACAGGCAGCTAGTAGTTACAACAAAATGGTGTTAAAATTATCCcccgttttgtttcttttccttcccacAAATGTACACAAATATATATTATGATCCTCTCTCGTGTAAATGGACGCGGCGACATAGTGTATAAGTTGGGGTTAGTTGCACCGCATgcattttgattttgattttgtgtCCCAATTTGCTACTCTCCTGTTTTGTCTGTCCTCTTTCTTTTAACTACtctcgtccttttttttcatattccTATACTGgctaacaattttttttttacataatgtTCATCCTGTTTTGATGTCTCATCACTAGGGAAACGCATAACACACGCGTGTTTCTACTtgttgcgcgtgtgtgtagcAATTGTTTTCGTTGATATAGTTTTTCCACCTATCTTTACTTCGGCTTAAAAGCCAAACTcaataacacacacacggtgccGGTGCTCGTTTAGGAGCGATCGGAGTATCGTTCTCGTTCCACCATAACGTCGTTGACAAGGGAGAAAAGCGGTAACACATTGGCCGTTTGCAAGCAAGCACAATTTCTTGTTTCACCATCTAAATGACTAAGCGCGATGCGTGCGCGATCTCTCGTTTCTGCCCTTACGTGATCTAAACATTAATATAGTTTCGTTTCGCTCTAACGGCTgcgttaaacaaaaacacaaacaattgtCACGCATTTTGATTTGCCCGCTGCTGTGTTGTAAAGAGAAGCGGTTGTGGTTATTATTTGATAGTAAAAAGGCATCTTCAGTGAATATAGGCCGTTCGCTACGCTACACTACTACATGTTGTCCTTCCGTTTCTTATCTCGTCTTCACATTCAACctgtttttctcttcctcGTTTGCTCCACTTTTatccacaaacgcacacacatacaaactcgcattttcttttcctctaaTGTCCTTGCCGCAATAAactgctttttgttgttttgtgttcatTTGATTTTCCTTTCTAACTACAACGTTATCTTACTACGCTCTGCAGGTTTTTAATTGTGCTTTACGACAGACTAGTTCCAATCGCAAAACgtgggcacacacacacacacatgtgtcgagaaacaaacgaaaaactaAACGAAAAAGGACAACAACATTGTATCATGATGGCTCTattagtgaaataaaaaacaaaacattgaatCCTTATGTGCTGCATCGCAAAAGGAAAGGATAAGTCAACAGAGAGATAGGGCACAAGAGAATAAAACGCACACAGGACAGAATACTTAATACAATAGACGAAGAAAGAGAACAGGCGCACACATTCAACGAGGAGCATAAAAGTAGCATCCAGCGGGGTCGCGGGTGCGCTGTACAGATAAATAAGTTATGCGATCGATGATCATATCATATGAATGGCGCTGGCGAATGAACTAATGGGTGAAAGAAGCTCCTTTCTGGATTGCTACACATTGAAATCCTGCGCACCGTTTTACGTCCGTAACACGATCCTCCGCCGGGAACCTTCCACTaacgatggtgatggtggcgatgaaagtaatgatgatgatgaagatgatgattatgCTGCGTAGGGATGGCTGTGTCGCGTTTACATCAGCTTCTGCTTAGCGCACTCCGGACAGATGACGTCCTGCTCGTCGGTGATGAAACCGCGCCCAACCAGCGACGTTTTGCACATGGCACAGATGAAACAATCGTTGTGCCAGTGGCGATCCTCGAACGAGATGAAGCGCGTACCGCCGATGCCTGTGCAAGGAAACGACACAAAAACCACAGTTAATACGACACGCTTTTCTCGAGTGATTCGGTTCGAGGGTTCGAGGTTTAACTAACCAGTAATGGGCTTGGTACAGGAGGTGCATCTCTTCGCGAACAGTTCACCGAAACATTCGGCACAGTAGGGTTTCTCGTCGCGGCTTGTGAAGCGCTGGCCAGCAAGCGATACCTGGCAGTGCGTACACGTGAAACACTCACGGTGCCACGGTTCGTTCTTGTACGTTACACCACCGCTCGTGATGATCTGTGAAGTGACGATGAAACAATGGTATTAGAATGGCGCGAATGGCGTCAGCCGTATTCGTAGGCCCTTGGGCACAGTTACCTTCTTGCATTTGATGCATCGGGTGGCGTACTTCTCCTCGTAGCAGCCGGCACAGTAGATCTCCTGCTCGCGAGGAATAAACGATTTAGTGCCGATGGCGGTTTTGCAgacgcagcagcagaagcactTCTCGTGCCACTGTCTGGTTTTGTACTCCATCTTCTTCGTGCCTGGAGAATCGAGggagagaagaagaaataaagaagGGAATTAACACAATTGAAATTAATGGCAACATCTTTCTTgatcatttaaattaaattcactaTATAACTtcaattaaatataataattagcCACTTAGTTGCAATCTTGACAAGTAGAACCAGAAAAAGTCGTCAAAATATCACTTCAAACTCAACCAATCTGCACTCTGCACGCTTTTATTGCCACACCTGTTCCACGCGTATCAAATAAACGGACACTTCAAACGGGTATGTCGCCACTAGCAAATACTTCAGCTGAGAACGGCACCGCATCACGTTCGAACACCACCACCTGCTCTTATTAGCCGGTGGATTTTCGACGACGACATAGATCGATTACAAAGGCACGTGTTGCGCACCCATCCCGAAACGGAGGCTATCGTCATCCCTTTACCGATGAGACTTGCACAACACATCTTTAGTCCTCTTATTATGTCAACGGTGCGGGTATACGTATACATAGCGCACCGGGCTTATCTGGTAAGACCGAGTGCCTCCATTAATCCGCTAAACATTactgttgtttattatttgccCTACCACATTCCTGCGTTCGATGTATAAATCCGAACGTTAGCAGAGGCATAAATTATGCCATTTCCAgcgtttaatttaaatatctgAGCGGATTAAGTGTATAAATTGCAGATATATATACTGTATTGTCAGTACTTTAGCTAGCGTCTTTCAAAAACATTAGGTTATTAGATTCGATTATCTCCCGTTTGCCGAAAATATAGCCGTCATCCACATTGTAGCGCTATTGGGAGGATTGGTGATCTTTGGTAAAATCATTGCCTACTCAGTCTAGAGGCGAATGTCAGCCAATTGGCacaaagtctctataaaatgaaaaaaaaaatgcctactctgtccatgtggatgaCTTAAAAGGCTGCGTCGTGCAGTGTctttctcatgacgtgaccagcccaccagAGTCTGGCGAATCTAATCCGCTGTGTGACAGTGACTTCATCGTACAACTCTCGTAGAGCTCGACATTGTAACGGTCCCTCCATTATCCTTCCACAATTCCACGGGGTCAAAAATCCTTCCGAGCATCTTCGTATCGAACGCGGCTAAAAGGGGTTTCGTCCGTTTTGggcaaagtccatgtctcagaaACGTATAGTTTAGTGTAtagtactggaactatataagttctatatagtcccagcttcgttGGTCGCGGCAGgtgttttgggtggaaaagttttctcaGACTTTAGAAAGACCGGTTGGTAGCCAGCACCACAACGCGGACCTCAACATCAATGTTGTTGTCGTTTATGGCCTTTGACCCAAAATAGGTGTAATTTTAGACGACTTCGGACGAGTGCGTTCATCTATCCGTACGTCATCCCCCGCGTAAGTTAGAATTTGTAAGCAGAACCGCAGGTGATGCAATCATCAAATCGGGGTTTACCTCGTTACTTTCCAACCTGAGGTTTTCTGTCACCAGTTCAATATTTTGGTAAGCATCTGTTATATAAGAGATCCATAAACAAATGTCAGCAACGTATTTTACTTGTGGAAGATGGTTCACTTCCAAGACGCGGATGGCCCTCTCTTGTGGGCTCATTGTGTCGTGAAGTTTTAGACAGGTTATATTCGAATGGAGCCTTGAATTAAATGAAGATTACAGCAGTGTAGCTGTTGCcccgccatcttctccaagATCTGCCGCATGGTGAAGATCTGATCAGTGATAGATCAGTGGTGGTTGACAAATTGTtacaaattaacattttttctcGTAAGAACGACCAGGCCGTATTAAGTAccacgtagctggatagtgTAGTTCGGAACGGTCCGGATGAGGTGATTAAAACACCCTTAACAACCATTAAACAGACTTAAGACAGATTGTAAAGATCGATAAATATTATATTGATATCAAACACGAGAAAGTAATTTATAGTGCGGGAATGCAGTGTGAGGATGTCTTGATCATGCACATTCTTtatcttttttaaatatattctaCTTTAAATCTCATCAGTGATAACGAATGAAGGACCGTGAAAGGTAGAACCCGAGATCATAAACTAACCCTTAAGTAGTTTCGGTAAACTCATGTTTCTGCGACACTCAGCTCACGTTCGGTCGTTCATGTTGATGAGTTTACGCGCTCCTGCACAGTAGCTCATGATACAACACTCTACATAAGGGACAACCATCGGAATGTTTCGAATGCGACGACAAACTGCcctaaaaggattttttttctgtaagaGAAATTGATGAAGGCTGCTGTGCATTGCATTCAGTTGCTTCTACAGCATCCGCCACATCGGTTTCACATGAAGAGCCGATTGATTATGATTCATCT
Protein-coding sequences here:
- the LOC128305463 gene encoding four and a half LIM domains protein 2 isoform X8, with protein sequence MSKDWHSGHFCCWQCDESLTGQRYVLRDEHPYCIKCYENVFANVCEECNKTIGIDSKDLSYKDKHWHEACFLCNKCRISLVDKQFGSKADKIYCGNCYDAQFASRCDGCGEIFRAGTKKMEYKTRQWHEKCFCCCVCKTAIGTKSFIPREQEIYCAGCYEEKYATRCIKCKKIITSGGVTYKNEPWHRECFTCTHCQVSLAGQRFTSRDEKPYCAECFGELFAKRCTSCTKPITGIGGTRFISFEDRHWHNDCFICAMCKTSLVGRGFITDEQDVICPECAKQKLM
- the LOC128305463 gene encoding four and a half LIM domains protein 2 isoform X7; translated protein: MADVDVMRTQTVEVKKTRKVKKTTTTKRRESSDQTGEVTITEMEQSDGEYTKAMSKDWHSGHFCCWQCDESLTGQRYVLRDEHPYCIKCYENVFANVCEECNKTIGIDSKDLSYKDKHWHEACFLCNKCRISLVDKQFGSKADKIYCGNCYDAQFASRCDGCGEIFRAGTKKMEYKTRQWHEKCFCCCVCKTAIGTKSFIPREQEIYCAGCYEEKYATRCIKCKKIITSGGVTYKNEPWHRECFTCTHCQVSLAGQRFTSRDEKPYCAECFGELFAKRCTSCTKPITGIGGTRFISFEDRHWHNDCFICAMCKTSLVGRGFITDEQDVICPECAKQKLM
- the LOC128305463 gene encoding four and a half LIM domains protein 2 isoform X9, which gives rise to MAMDILSSDFDSRLRLKTKTIGGERIKRAKDNNEDIAILSMFLPGATAAKEQEKFRCHLGMDCRIGDCRDTTPGTKKMEYKTRQWHEKCFCCCVCKTAIGTKSFIPREQEIYCAGCYEEKYATRCIKCKKIITSGGVTYKNEPWHRECFTCTHCQVSLAGQRFTSRDEKPYCAECFGELFAKRCTSCTKPITGIGGTRFISFEDRHWHNDCFICAMCKTSLVGRGFITDEQDVICPECAKQKLM